A region of Ferruginibacter albus DNA encodes the following proteins:
- a CDS encoding AI-2E family transporter: MNTIKKYPFYFQATTVLFGLILFVYALMNLKNVVIPLLFASLLSVLLNPIVDWLEKKRVPKVISILLSIFLALIVLLSVMYFISSQLMSFRTELPVLRERFAALFVKLRGWLNLHMNVSYAKQEELIQNGKHSLESLLGQTLGIALGVINVFVLIPVYTFLFIYYKKLILNFLFEVFATTNSKEVGIVLSQTKGAVQNYMIGLMVEGLIIATLNTVALLILGVKYSLLLGLLGAILNVLPLFGGFIAILLPVIIATITKDGFTTQIWIIVSYTVIQFIDNHFIIPFFVSSRVKINALISIVVVLLGGGLWGIPGMFLSIPITGVLKIVFDRIPELKPWGKLLGDEVPSTFKGEKNLLGMATDKVKATGTRKKAGRNLAVDGGSQK; the protein is encoded by the coding sequence ATGAATACAATAAAAAAATATCCTTTTTATTTTCAGGCAACCACAGTATTGTTTGGATTGATACTGTTTGTGTATGCATTGATGAATTTAAAGAACGTAGTGATACCGCTTTTATTTGCTTCTTTATTGTCGGTTTTATTGAATCCTATAGTGGATTGGCTGGAGAAGAAAAGAGTACCTAAGGTTATATCCATTTTACTATCGATATTTTTAGCGCTAATAGTTTTACTGTCGGTAATGTATTTTATATCCTCGCAGTTGATGAGCTTTAGAACCGAGCTGCCGGTTTTGCGGGAACGTTTTGCTGCCTTGTTTGTAAAGTTGCGTGGGTGGTTAAATCTGCATATGAATGTTTCTTATGCAAAACAGGAGGAGCTCATTCAAAATGGTAAGCATAGCCTGGAATCATTATTGGGGCAAACATTGGGAATTGCATTGGGTGTTATCAATGTGTTTGTGTTGATTCCTGTTTACACCTTTCTGTTTATCTATTACAAAAAACTTATTCTTAATTTTTTGTTTGAAGTATTTGCCACAACTAATTCAAAAGAAGTAGGAATTGTATTAAGCCAAACAAAAGGCGCTGTTCAAAATTATATGATAGGCTTAATGGTGGAGGGACTTATTATTGCAACGTTAAATACTGTCGCTTTATTGATATTAGGAGTTAAGTATTCACTTTTATTGGGCTTGTTGGGAGCTATATTGAACGTATTGCCATTGTTTGGAGGATTTATAGCGATCCTGCTACCGGTAATTATTGCTACTATCACAAAAGATGGGTTTACTACACAAATATGGATCATCGTGTCTTACACCGTTATCCAGTTTATCGATAACCATTTTATCATCCCGTTTTTTGTTTCATCAAGAGTAAAAATAAATGCACTGATTTCTATCGTTGTTGTTTTATTGGGCGGAGGTTTGTGGGGAATACCCGGAATGTTTTTATCAATACCCATTACCGGGGTTTTGAAAATTGTTTTTGACAGGATTCCTGAACTGAAACCCTGGGGCAAGTTATTGGGCGATGAAGTACCTTCGACTTTTAAAGGAGAGAAGAACCTTTTAGGAATGGCGACAGATAAAGTAAAGGCAACGGGTACACGAAAAAAAGCCGGACGTAATCTTGCTGTTGATGGAGGTTCGCAAAAGTAA
- a CDS encoding translocation/assembly module TamB: MTVKRIIQKTLKIILYIVGSIIVLIVVVIIFLQTNYAKTFIRNKAQAYLTGKVHTKITIGAVDFSLPKWIEIKNVYVEDQQKDTLLFAGKLAVDMDMLKLISGEVYVRKISLENIRAKISRSANDSNYNYQFIIDAFTGGNAKKEKTTDTTASKITIKQLIVSNCSLSYKDDYAGSNMYAVIGKLNVTVNKLQPEKMLFDVDEIKTDSLQFTMTTFKTVNKIAPPSSGSSSAVLLLTIKKINLNVLNVAIEDKNTGMFYGNDVNHLEVDKLNIDLAKQASDIDKIALNNSVVKFISPKPQQTEKVTKDATASQSWTILVNTLRLNNDRLQFDDNQKPKEKEGFDAAHIDLQKINIDAKKVFYSADSAGALINQLAIKDQSGFAIDTTHARVLYSSKNISAVELYLKTPNSLIQNAIELNYDSLAGMMKDPKGTTVNAKLANTVIAINDLYLLVPFVKQYLPENKFRNNIVSINTEIHGSLQQLNIPFLQLKGLAGTNINAKAILYNVNDPKNIGYDVYVFNSHIPKSDLVKFAADNKYIRQLPSDLSITTHLKGNQKNSTVSLDLKSSSFKLNGDIDVKNLSNTKALKYNVKVKDGMIKRDFITSFLPPNTLPASIQLPDVITVKGTASGDMDNIKPDLQLGGSYGTVSAKGYINNFKNKEAADYDLQLTANDLAIGKILKQDTLLGNFSLVASAKGKGFNYKTMHSVVSVKADQATVKQYNYHNILLDATIDAGNIKTSGSIADTNIRIQYSLEANVSGEYPKDVNGTIQVDTVRLQQLHLFADTLNMAFRSVIKAQDLDPKDLNFYVLIDSSRINYKNNPYQFDSVMAKATTNTNVHDIVFRSPVADINANGAFDYDKIGNSLLQFLDKYYDVISNKMDNIPDQQISFNGVVKYHPIIADITGGLKYDPIPFKGKYSSNGTDSALSLIMSIPKLNYADYAVSKGKIDVSSFNDRVDYGISFDILKLGSQVFYASDIKGNIAHDSLNIAAVTKDEKNKDRYGLSAAITSKDKAYTVSLKDALLLNYQKWNIAGDNKIIYSPQGILVHNFSLTSKQTEIKAASEQEQLNGPVDISISNFDIKDIAALANADTLLAAGIVNAKMKVSDFDKKTPSFTGEFSIDSFAFMQQPIGNVKFAAQKQDDNAVTASLDINGDNNLVSAKGTYYLDNRQDQFDVNLDVNRLSMSTLQAFSGGNLINTSGAIHGKLAINGSFKEPHWNGALDFDSSKFTLTKTGATYTIDQQKIQFRYPDIVLNNFTIRDSLNNPLSIDGSISANSLTDYALDLNIDAKRFTLVNTPQAIGNQVYGFASANADLTVTGTTSSPNVEGTLSLNKRSNVTLVLPEQNIDKDAAKSVVRFIDRDTFQLPEKVLFVPAGDTTANVSQFFNYNLNIKIDKQSTLTIVIDPSTGDELQVKGDAQLNAGVDPGGNLILAGNYDLDSGYYILNYQFLQRKFNLVKGSSMAFSGNPMDAYVNLTAEYIANTSASDLLENEVGSVDPRTAASFNQKIPFRVLMYLKGELKKPDISFDIQLPDENANIPISNELRTTIENKLAQVRGDAAVTNKEVFSLLVLGRFVGEQSTDFFKSSGSGGGLNEAARESVSSFLSTAMDEIAADLFKGIDVNLNLNSYQDYSTGSAQEKTDLNVEVSKNFLDDRLTVSAGKNFGVEGQDAAARAVQQNSSAFPNVSVNYKLSKDGKYMLRAYRKDQFEVILDGYVVQTGVGFVLTLDYDKFKELFEKKRTKSEKKAAKKSKSGNE; encoded by the coding sequence ATGACCGTTAAACGAATTATACAGAAGACGCTTAAAATAATCCTTTACATCGTTGGTTCTATCATTGTACTGATTGTAGTTGTAATAATCTTTTTGCAAACTAACTATGCAAAAACCTTTATTCGCAATAAAGCACAGGCATATCTTACCGGTAAAGTGCACACCAAAATAACAATTGGTGCTGTTGATTTTAGTTTGCCCAAATGGATAGAAATAAAAAATGTGTATGTTGAAGATCAGCAAAAGGATACCCTTCTTTTTGCGGGCAAGCTGGCAGTTGACATGGATATGCTGAAATTGATCTCGGGAGAAGTGTATGTGCGTAAGATATCACTGGAAAATATTCGAGCTAAAATTTCGAGATCAGCTAACGATTCTAATTATAACTATCAATTTATTATTGACGCTTTTACAGGTGGTAATGCTAAAAAAGAAAAAACAACGGATACAACAGCATCAAAAATTACAATAAAACAGTTGATCGTAAGCAATTGCTCTTTAAGTTATAAAGATGATTATGCCGGAAGTAATATGTATGCAGTCATCGGTAAACTAAACGTTACAGTGAATAAGCTGCAGCCGGAAAAAATGTTGTTTGATGTAGATGAAATTAAAACGGATAGTCTTCAGTTTACAATGACAACTTTTAAAACTGTAAACAAAATTGCACCGCCTTCATCCGGTTCATCATCTGCAGTACTTTTACTGACGATCAAAAAAATTAACTTAAATGTTTTAAACGTAGCTATTGAAGATAAAAACACAGGAATGTTTTATGGAAATGATGTGAATCATTTGGAAGTGGATAAGCTGAATATTGATTTGGCAAAGCAAGCAAGTGATATAGATAAGATAGCATTGAATAATTCTGTCGTAAAATTTATCTCTCCAAAGCCACAGCAAACCGAAAAGGTTACTAAAGATGCCACAGCTTCACAGTCATGGACGATCTTAGTAAATACATTGCGATTAAACAATGATCGTTTGCAATTTGATGATAATCAAAAGCCAAAAGAAAAAGAAGGTTTTGATGCAGCACACATCGATTTGCAAAAAATCAATATTGATGCTAAAAAAGTATTTTATTCTGCAGATAGTGCAGGTGCTTTGATCAACCAGTTAGCGATTAAAGACCAAAGTGGTTTTGCTATTGATACTACACATGCCAGGGTATTGTACAGCAGTAAAAATATTTCTGCAGTAGAGCTTTATCTCAAAACGCCTAACAGTTTAATCCAAAACGCCATTGAGCTTAACTATGACAGCTTAGCGGGAATGATGAAAGACCCGAAAGGAACTACTGTTAATGCAAAACTTGCCAATACAGTTATTGCAATCAACGATCTTTATTTACTGGTGCCTTTTGTTAAGCAATATCTTCCTGAAAATAAGTTCAGAAATAATATAGTAAGTATAAATACAGAAATTCATGGAAGCCTGCAACAGTTAAATATTCCTTTCCTGCAATTGAAAGGGTTGGCTGGAACAAACATTAATGCAAAAGCCATTTTATACAATGTAAATGATCCAAAGAATATAGGTTATGATGTGTATGTTTTTAATAGTCATATTCCTAAAAGCGACCTGGTAAAATTTGCTGCTGATAATAAATACATCAGGCAATTGCCATCTGATCTAAGCATTACTACGCATTTAAAAGGTAATCAAAAAAACAGCACTGTTTCGCTCGATCTTAAAAGCAGCTCCTTTAAATTGAATGGTGATATAGATGTTAAGAATTTAAGCAATACCAAAGCGCTTAAATATAACGTGAAGGTGAAAGATGGAATGATAAAACGTGATTTTATTACTTCTTTTTTACCGCCTAATACATTGCCTGCTTCCATTCAATTGCCAGATGTTATTACGGTAAAAGGCACTGCCAGCGGCGATATGGATAATATAAAACCTGACCTGCAATTAGGCGGCAGCTATGGAACTGTTTCTGCAAAAGGCTATATAAATAATTTCAAGAATAAAGAGGCGGCTGACTACGACCTGCAATTAACAGCAAATGACCTGGCAATTGGTAAGATATTAAAACAAGACACACTGTTAGGTAATTTTTCTTTAGTGGCTTCTGCAAAAGGAAAAGGGTTTAATTATAAAACGATGCATTCAGTTGTTTCGGTTAAGGCAGATCAAGCTACTGTTAAACAATATAATTACCATAATATTTTACTCGATGCAACGATTGATGCGGGGAATATTAAAACCTCCGGAAGTATTGCTGATACCAATATCAGGATCCAATATTCACTGGAGGCAAATGTTTCAGGCGAATACCCAAAAGATGTTAATGGAACCATACAGGTAGATACGGTACGTCTGCAACAGCTTCATTTATTTGCAGATACCTTAAATATGGCTTTCCGATCTGTTATTAAAGCGCAGGATCTTGATCCGAAAGATCTGAATTTTTATGTGCTGATAGATTCTTCCCGGATCAATTATAAAAATAATCCTTACCAATTTGATTCCGTGATGGCAAAAGCCACCACTAACACTAATGTACACGATATTGTATTTCGATCGCCTGTTGCAGATATAAATGCCAATGGTGCATTTGATTATGATAAGATCGGTAATTCTTTATTGCAATTCCTGGATAAATATTATGATGTTATTTCCAATAAAATGGATAACATTCCTGATCAGCAGATCAGCTTTAATGGGGTTGTTAAGTACCATCCGATCATTGCTGATATTACCGGAGGATTGAAGTACGACCCAATTCCTTTTAAAGGAAAATATTCTTCCAATGGAACTGATAGCGCATTAAGCTTAATAATGTCTATTCCTAAATTGAATTATGCAGACTATGCAGTTAGTAAAGGAAAGATAGATGTCTCTTCTTTTAATGACCGGGTTGATTATGGAATTTCTTTTGACATATTAAAGTTGGGCAGCCAGGTATTCTATGCTTCCGATATTAAAGGAAACATTGCACACGATAGTTTGAATATTGCAGCTGTAACTAAAGACGAAAAAAATAAAGATCGCTACGGTTTGTCGGCTGCTATAACTTCAAAGGATAAAGCATATACGGTTTCTTTAAAAGATGCATTGCTGCTTAATTATCAAAAATGGAACATCGCCGGGGATAACAAAATTATTTATTCTCCGCAAGGCATACTGGTGCATAACTTTTCACTTACCAGCAAGCAAACTGAAATTAAAGCTGCCAGCGAACAAGAGCAACTCAACGGTCCTGTTGATATCTCCATCTCAAATTTTGATATAAAGGATATTGCCGCACTCGCTAATGCAGATACTTTGTTAGCAGCAGGTATCGTAAATGCAAAGATGAAAGTAAGCGACTTTGATAAAAAGACACCATCATTTACCGGCGAATTTTCAATTGATTCATTTGCGTTCATGCAACAGCCGATAGGCAATGTAAAATTTGCGGCACAAAAGCAGGACGATAATGCGGTAACAGCTTCTTTGGATATAAATGGCGATAATAATTTGGTTTCAGCAAAAGGGACATATTATTTGGATAACAGGCAAGATCAATTTGATGTAAATCTTGATGTAAACAGGCTGAGCATGAGCACACTCCAGGCCTTTTCCGGCGGCAATCTTATTAATACATCCGGTGCTATACATGGAAAGCTTGCAATAAATGGTTCTTTTAAAGAGCCGCATTGGAATGGGGCTCTTGATTTTGATTCTTCAAAGTTTACATTGACAAAAACAGGCGCAACCTATACTATCGATCAGCAAAAAATACAATTCCGGTATCCGGATATTGTGTTGAATAATTTTACAATAAGAGACTCGTTAAATAATCCTTTGAGTATTGATGGTAGTATCTCGGCTAATTCACTTACAGATTATGCACTCGACTTAAACATAGATGCTAAAAGGTTTACGCTTGTAAATACCCCGCAGGCAATAGGCAACCAGGTTTATGGCTTTGCATCTGCCAATGCGGATCTAACGGTTACGGGTACTACATCATCGCCCAATGTCGAAGGAACGCTTTCTTTAAATAAGAGGAGCAATGTTACATTAGTATTACCCGAACAAAATATCGATAAGGATGCTGCAAAGTCTGTAGTGCGATTTATAGACAGAGATACATTTCAATTGCCGGAGAAAGTATTATTTGTACCTGCAGGTGATACTACTGCCAACGTATCTCAATTCTTCAATTACAATCTTAATATAAAAATTGATAAGCAATCCACCTTAACGATCGTGATCGATCCATCTACAGGAGATGAGCTGCAGGTAAAGGGAGATGCGCAATTGAATGCAGGTGTTGATCCGGGCGGTAATTTGATCCTGGCAGGTAATTATGATCTTGATAGCGGTTATTATATTTTAAACTACCAGTTTTTGCAACGGAAATTTAACCTGGTAAAAGGGAGCAGCATGGCATTTTCGGGTAACCCGATGGATGCTTATGTAAACCTTACTGCGGAATACATTGCCAACACCTCAGCAAGTGATCTCTTAGAGAATGAAGTAGGTTCGGTAGATCCGAGAACAGCTGCATCTTTCAATCAAAAAATCCCTTTTAGAGTATTAATGTATTTGAAAGGAGAATTGAAAAAGCCGGATATCAGCTTTGATATTCAGTTGCCGGATGAAAATGCGAATATTCCTATTTCAAATGAATTGCGTACCACCATTGAAAATAAGCTGGCACAGGTAAGAGGCGATGCAGCAGTTACCAACAAAGAAGTTTTTTCTCTTTTAGTGTTAGGAAGATTTGTGGGTGAACAAAGCACTGACTTCTTTAAAAGCAGTGGAAGCGGAGGAGGTTTGAATGAGGCGGCAAGAGAAAGTGTAAGTTCATTTTTATCTACTGCAATGGATGAGATAGCAGCCGATCTTTTTAAAGGAATTGATGTTAACCTGAATCTGAACAGTTACCAGGATTATAGCACAGGAAGCGCACAAGAAAAAACAGATCTGAATGTAGAAGTGAGTAAGAATTTTTTAGATGACCGGTTAACAGTGAGCGCCGGTAAAAATTTTGGTGTGGAAGGACAGGATGCCGCTGCCAGGGCCGTACAACAAAATTCAAGTGCTTTTCCAAACGTTTCTGTCAATTATAAATTGTCAAAAGATGGAAAGTATATGTTAAGGGCTTATCGTAAAGACCAGTTTGAGGTGATACTGGATGGTTATGTTGTGCAGACCGGCGTTGGCTTTGTACTTACGCTGGACTATGACAAGTTTAAAGAACTATTTGAAAAGAAAAGAACAAAGAGCGAGAAGAAAGCCGCAAAGAAATCCAAATCGGGTAATGAATAA
- a CDS encoding DUF6496 domain-containing protein, with protein sequence MANYSKKAQDKVEKAMHERKEGTLKSGRSGKKVTSKKQAIAIGLSEARKEGTKVPKAKTSNKK encoded by the coding sequence ATGGCTAACTATTCAAAAAAGGCACAGGATAAAGTTGAGAAAGCAATGCATGAAAGAAAAGAAGGAACTTTAAAAAGCGGAAGAAGCGGCAAAAAGGTAACCAGTAAAAAACAAGCAATAGCCATTGGTTTGTCTGAAGCAAGAAAAGAAGGAACTAAAGTTCCTAAAGCAAAAACATCCAACAAAAAGTAA
- a CDS encoding zinc-binding metallopeptidase family protein, whose translation MKLFKCTNCGQLIYFENTYCQNCNYSVGFDLDSFQMLSLDTDGKACIKGSIKNKKAYRYCFNFQYSVCNWLIEKNSNSDFCKACELNRTIPDLSKNEYRERWRLIEVAKHRVLFSLFRMNLPVISKQVNVGSGLVFDFKANETPDETIYTGHNDGTITINIAEADDIEREMVRRSMHESYRTLLGHFRHEIGHYYWDRLIRDTNNVDAFRTVFGDERANYKEALEKYYEHGATITWNENYISAYASSHPWEDWAETWAHYMHIIDTLETAYSFGLSVDPLAGETTKEFKTRIKTDPYIVKDFDYLFRLWLPLTFAMNSLNRSMGTKDPYPFVITSSVKNKIAFIHDLIVAYTA comes from the coding sequence ATGAAATTATTTAAGTGCACCAACTGCGGGCAATTGATCTATTTTGAAAATACGTATTGTCAGAACTGTAATTATTCTGTTGGATTTGATCTTGACAGCTTTCAAATGTTATCATTGGATACTGATGGTAAAGCGTGCATTAAAGGAAGCATAAAAAATAAAAAAGCTTATCGCTATTGTTTTAATTTCCAGTACAGCGTATGCAACTGGTTAATTGAAAAAAACAGTAACAGTGATTTCTGTAAAGCCTGTGAATTAAACAGAACTATTCCGGATCTTTCAAAAAATGAATATCGTGAACGCTGGCGACTGATTGAAGTTGCCAAGCACAGGGTGTTGTTTTCTTTATTCAGAATGAATTTGCCTGTAATAAGTAAGCAAGTAAATGTTGGATCAGGGCTTGTATTCGATTTTAAAGCTAATGAAACGCCGGATGAAACAATTTACACCGGGCACAACGACGGTACCATCACCATTAACATTGCAGAAGCAGACGATATCGAAAGAGAAATGGTTCGCAGATCCATGCATGAAAGCTACCGGACTTTGCTTGGTCATTTCAGACATGAAATAGGACATTACTATTGGGATAGATTAATAAGAGATACTAATAATGTTGATGCATTCAGAACAGTTTTTGGAGACGAACGGGCAAATTATAAAGAAGCATTGGAAAAATATTATGAGCACGGAGCAACTATTACCTGGAATGAAAATTATATCAGTGCTTATGCAAGTTCTCATCCCTGGGAAGATTGGGCGGAAACATGGGCGCATTACATGCACATTATTGATACATTGGAAACGGCATATTCCTTTGGCTTAAGTGTTGATCCATTAGCGGGAGAAACAACAAAGGAATTTAAAACAAGAATTAAAACAGATCCCTACATCGTTAAAGATTTTGATTACCTCTTTCGGTTATGGCTACCCTTAACCTTTGCAATGAACAGTTTAAATCGGAGCATGGGCACAAAAGATCCTTATCCCTTTGTGATCACTTCTTCTGTAAAAAATAAAATAGCCTTCATTCATGATCTTATTGTGGCATATACAGCATGA
- a CDS encoding OmpA/MotB family protein, with protein MKKQLFILFTAIALISQSCVSKRLFRDSQSQVAALRNDSTQLANKIEEMNTKITALNGDVSSMNKKIADLNNEKNALDQQTTSQQNALNQTTQTLQQQRQRLQQLEQLLEQQRKQSRELKDKMSEALNNFKSNELTITQKNGKVYVSLSEELLFPSGSAVVNPRGVDALAKLAAVLNLNPDISVDIEGHTDSIPIKGRYQDNWDLSTARANSIVRILVNNYKVDPVRVIASGHSKYDPVDVNFTPQGRANNRRTEIILSPKLDEMYKLLES; from the coding sequence ATGAAAAAGCAACTTTTTATCCTGTTTACAGCGATCGCCTTAATAAGCCAAAGCTGTGTATCAAAGCGATTGTTCAGAGATTCGCAAAGTCAGGTGGCTGCCTTAAGAAATGACAGCACACAATTAGCGAACAAGATCGAAGAAATGAATACTAAAATAACTGCGCTCAACGGAGATGTCAGCAGCATGAATAAAAAGATCGCTGACTTAAATAATGAGAAGAATGCATTGGATCAGCAAACTACTTCACAACAAAATGCATTAAATCAAACTACACAAACATTACAGCAACAACGCCAGCGGTTACAACAACTGGAACAACTACTGGAACAGCAAAGAAAGCAATCAAGAGAATTAAAAGATAAGATGAGTGAAGCATTGAATAATTTTAAATCGAATGAACTAACGATAACACAAAAGAACGGTAAAGTGTATGTTAGTCTTTCAGAAGAGTTGTTGTTTCCTTCGGGAAGTGCTGTTGTTAACCCGAGGGGAGTGGATGCATTGGCAAAACTGGCGGCAGTATTAAATTTAAATCCGGACATATCTGTAGATATAGAAGGGCACACAGATAGCATTCCTATTAAAGGAAGATACCAGGATAATTGGGACCTAAGTACTGCAAGGGCAAATTCTATCGTTCGGATATTAGTTAATAATTATAAGGTAGATCCTGTAAGGGTGATCGCATCAGGGCATAGCAAATATGATCCTGTAGATGTTAACTTTACTCCTCAGGGAAGGGCAAATAACCGCCGTACAGAAATTATTCTTTCTCCAAAGCTGGATGAAATGTATAAGTTGCTGGAATCATAA
- a CDS encoding porin family protein → MKTILFLITAMLTQQMFAQPVEPATETSTTTLNPGGFYVRGGVNFSNISVNNNGSVNNANTLTTFNVGFLADLPLGDVLSFQTGLYLNGQGAQAESFADKNNTSDNYVKSKLNPWYLQVPANIVFKFPIVGDSRFFIGVGPYAQMGVFGKTTVETKLAGNVTTRSADIKFNNDDLTTSEQEDAGFDKLKRFDFGLNALAGIETEHFLFGVNYGWGFTKINSTQSDNSENDNNKYRSFSINLGFKL, encoded by the coding sequence ATGAAAACGATACTTTTTCTAATAACGGCAATGCTTACTCAACAAATGTTTGCACAACCTGTTGAGCCTGCTACTGAAACGTCTACTACTACGCTAAACCCCGGTGGTTTTTACGTACGAGGCGGTGTTAATTTTTCAAATATCTCTGTTAATAACAATGGTTCCGTTAATAATGCCAATACATTGACAACATTTAATGTAGGTTTTCTGGCAGATCTGCCATTAGGAGATGTTTTATCATTTCAAACAGGTTTATATTTAAACGGACAAGGCGCACAGGCAGAAAGCTTTGCCGATAAGAATAATACATCCGATAATTATGTAAAATCAAAATTAAATCCATGGTACCTGCAGGTGCCGGCCAACATCGTGTTCAAATTTCCGATCGTTGGTGACAGTCGCTTTTTTATAGGAGTGGGACCCTATGCGCAAATGGGCGTATTTGGTAAAACTACCGTTGAAACAAAACTGGCGGGAAATGTTACCACCAGGAGCGCAGACATAAAATTCAATAACGATGATTTAACTACTTCAGAACAGGAAGATGCTGGTTTTGATAAGCTAAAACGGTTTGATTTTGGGTTAAATGCTTTAGCAGGTATTGAAACTGAGCATTTTTTATTTGGGGTCAATTATGGTTGGGGTTTTACTAAGATCAACTCCACCCAATCTGACAATAGTGAAAACGATAATAATAAATACCGTTCCTTCAGTATCAATCTTGGATTCAAACTATAA
- a CDS encoding DNA-formamidopyrimidine glycosylase family protein, with translation MPEGPSILLLKEATKQFVGKKVLTVSGNSKMDLSFIKNKTIIDIKTWGKQYLICFKNVTIRIHLLMFGSYTINTSKEFKPRLHLQFKNGELNFYNCSIKIIEEELDEVYDWNADVMSDLWDSKKAEKKLLSTENTMVCDALLDQNIFSGVGNIIKNEVLFRIKVHPESIVTKLPVKKLREMIKEAVKYSFEFLEWKRKYVLREHWLAHSKKICPRDNISFSKGYLGKTHRRSFYCNKCQVLYK, from the coding sequence ATGCCTGAAGGTCCATCCATCTTGCTATTGAAAGAAGCTACGAAACAGTTTGTTGGTAAAAAAGTGCTAACGGTTTCGGGTAATAGCAAGATGGATCTTTCTTTTATTAAAAACAAAACGATCATTGATATAAAGACCTGGGGCAAGCAATACCTCATTTGTTTTAAAAATGTTACCATTCGTATTCATTTATTGATGTTTGGCTCTTACACCATTAATACTTCCAAAGAATTTAAACCCCGTTTACACCTCCAGTTTAAAAATGGCGAACTTAATTTTTATAATTGTTCCATTAAGATCATAGAAGAAGAACTGGATGAAGTATATGATTGGAATGCAGATGTAATGAGTGATTTATGGGATTCCAAAAAAGCAGAAAAGAAATTACTCTCCACAGAAAATACAATGGTTTGTGATGCTTTATTGGATCAAAATATATTTTCAGGCGTTGGTAATATTATTAAGAATGAAGTATTATTCCGGATAAAAGTGCACCCGGAAAGTATTGTAACAAAGCTCCCTGTTAAGAAACTAAGGGAAATGATCAAAGAAGCTGTTAAGTATAGCTTTGAGTTTTTAGAATGGAAAAGAAAATATGTATTGAGAGAACATTGGCTGGCACATAGCAAAAAAATATGTCCAAGAGATAATATTTCTTTTTCAAAAGGGTATCTCGGTAAAACGCATCGGCGTAGTTTTTACTGTAATAAATGCCAGGTGCTTTATAAATAA